In one Rhopalosiphum padi isolate XX-2018 chromosome 3, ASM2088224v1, whole genome shotgun sequence genomic region, the following are encoded:
- the LOC132927563 gene encoding uncharacterized protein LOC132927563, with product MIIMKVFVLIVFFSLSYAKTNFMPNLPLGEYCLVVEKIYPCESKRLIQYNVYLSKKTLNVSELKGNITYLVPFDDTLTLDLNAASWGSIGGWKPNSMVYTTKNACSNTIKVLGKAWNKINNVFNSFNASCPVRVGTYTTTGFNLKELLSDNNFPKVYFYGKYKTTIKMKNVRNEVIGCFVMEYSLLRPWEIPI from the exons atgataataatgaaagtGTTTGTTCTCATTGTATTTTTCTCTTTATCTTATGCGAAAACCAATTTTATGCCCAACTTACctttg GGAGAATATTGTTTGGTAGTTGAGAAAATATACCCTTGTGAGTCAAAAcgtttaattcaatataatgtttatttgagTAAAAAGACATTAAATGTATCTGAGTTAAAAGGAAATATAACATACTTAGTACCTTTTGACGATACTCTTaca CTTGATTTAAATGCTGCTTCCTGGGGTTCGATTGGGGGTTGGAAACCAAATTCAATGGTTTACACTACAAAGAATGCATGTAGTAATACGATAAAGGTCCTAGGGAAAGcatggaataaaataaataatgtcttTAACTCTTTCAATGCTAGCTGTCCAGTAAGAGtg ggAACATATACAACAACAGGTTTTAACTTGAAGGAATTATTGTCAGACAATAATTTTCCCAAAGTGTATTTTTACGGAAAATATAAAACGACGATTAAGATGAAAAATGTGAGAAATGAAGTAATCGGTTGTTTCGTAATGGAGTATAGTCTTTTACGACCTTGGGAAATtccaatttga